One Heterodontus francisci isolate sHetFra1 chromosome 3, sHetFra1.hap1, whole genome shotgun sequence DNA window includes the following coding sequences:
- the LOC137365406 gene encoding histone H3.3A has product MARTKQTARKSTGGKAPRKQLATKAARKSAPSTGGVKKPHRYRPGTVALREIRRYQKSTELLIRKLPFQRLVREIAQDFKTDLRFQSAAIGALQEASEAYLVGLFEDTNLCAIHAKRVTIMPKDIQLARRIRGERA; this is encoded by the exons ATGGCTCGTACCAAACAAACTGCCCGTAAATCTACTGGTGGCAAAGCGCCAAGGAAGCAGCTGGCAACTAAAGCTGCCCGTAAAAGTGCGCCATCTACTGGTGGTGTGAAGAAGCCTCATCGTTACCG CCCGGGTACCGTGGCCCTCCGAGAAATCAGACGCTACCAGAAGTCCACTGAGCTTCTGATCCGCAAGCTTCCCTTCCAGCGCCTCGTCCGTGAAATTgctcaggacttcaagacagacctgcgcttccagagcgcTGCCATTGGCGCTTTGCAG GAAGCAAGTGAAGCCTATCTGGTGGGACTGTTTGAAGACACCAATCTGTGCGCTATCCATGCCAAGCGTGTGACGATCATGCCAAAAGACATACAGTTAGCTCGTCGCATCCGTGGGGAGCGTGCGTAA